The Haloarcula sp. H-GB4 DNA window GTCATGCAGGTGCGGTTCAACGACGGCGGCGTCACAGACCCCAAAGAAGACCCATTGGCCGTTACCTCCGACGATGAACCGCGTACGAAGCGAGCGAAACGGGAAGATATGGATGTCTCCTTTCTCGCAAAGCCCGGTCGCTACGAGGTCCACTCAGCATCGGATAGTCGGTACGAGGTTGACGTGCTTGAGGAGACGTGCTCTTGTCCTGATGAGGCAGAGCGATGTAAGCACCGTCGCCGGGTCGAGATCGAGATCGAAGCCAAGCGAGTCCCCCGCCCGGATGGAAAACTGCCCGACGCCTGACCGGGCGCCGCAGCGTGTTTTCTGAGCCTCCAGTCGGGTGAGAGGTATCTTCTCAATGTCTTCACAAACTGTCCAGACAGAGCTGTTTGCAGCTGCACAGGGCTGTCCCAAATGTGGCGGCACGCTCGATAGCAGCGGGCGGGAAACGCACTGTGAGAACTGTGGCCTGGTAACCGAAGCAGACCAGATCGACCATGGGCCGGAGTGGCGAACGTACAATCGAGAGAAACAGAAGCGGACGGGTGCGCCCCGAACAGCCACTCGCCACGACCGGGGCCTGTCGACGAACATTGGGAGCGTCGATAGTGCAGACATCCCTTCGAGACGGCGTCGACGGCTTGCTCGCCAGCGTCGGCTCCATGGGCGGTCGAAGTACACCAGCAAGCGCGACCGGAACCTTGCCCACGGGCTCGGTGAAGTCCGACGCATTGCGAGTGCGTTGTCTGAGAGTCGGTCGGTGAAAGAGCAGGCATCCACATTCTTCCGGGAGGCACAGGATGCAGACCTGCTAATCGGACGGTCGATTGAAGGCGGTGCAGCGGCCGCTGTTTACGCTGCCTGCCGATGCAACGGGCTCGTGACGATGGAGACGGTCGCTGACGTTGCTCGATGTTCTGCGTCGCACGCCTGGAACTGCTACCGGACGTTCCTCGTGGAACTCGAACTTCCGATTCCAGTATCGCTCCCGGTGGACTGGGTGGCACGGATTTGCTCGGATCTCCCGCTTGATGTTGCGCCGGAGGTTCGACAGCGGGCACTCGAACTGGCAGAGCAGGCGACCGAGTCCGCCGAGGTCAACGGACGACCGGATGGGGTTGCAGCCGGTGCTCTGTATCTCGCCGGTCAGGAGTTAGACATCCGGCTCACGCAAGCGACGATAAGCGAGCCGCTGGATGTGCACCCAGAGACGATCCGCCAGTGGTTCCAGCAGATCGAGGAACACATCGTTGACTGAAGCGTCGTGACGGGCTGTTTTGTGTGCCCCGATGGGGTGCAGGGCGGGCAGAAAGCGCGTCCTGAGAGAGAACGTATGTCTGTAACTGATACTCCCGAATCGGCGGCACAGCACGACTCCGAGACTGCTCTTGGGTCGGTCCCAGCGCTGCGGTCGCCAACGAAGGTCGTATCGTTTGTCGAACGAGTTCTCGTCGAGCTTCACCACGAAGCGCTGGCTGCTCGATATGTGACCGACATAGGGCAGGAAGGGGAGAAGACAATCTGGTGTCGGGTCAAGCACACGGAACTGGACGTCGACGCGGAGTATGTTCAGATTCGGGATGATCCACGATTAGGTGTTGCTGTGGAACCGTGTTCGCGAGCGACAGTCCGAAAGCGACTGTGCCAGTGTCTTGACCACGATCGGACTGGGCGCATCGACGTTCGACCACTGGCCGGTGTCTCGATGGGCGACGATTGAGCTGTGCTTCAGGTCTGGTCTCGCATCGGCAGGCAGAGATCGCCGAGGGCAGCGTACTGACGAAGAACACAGAGATGCGGGCAGACGGTCGTCGCCTGGAAGACTTCGCAGCTGCACCAGCCGGCGTGGGTCCCGTTGGGATGCTCGGCCAGAGAGCAATTAACCGGACAGTCGTCGTCGACGGAGACAAGGAACAGGTCCGGACGACCGCCCTCCGTTACATCGACATCGGCATCGAGCGCAGCGTTCCACGTTGCTGACCGGTCGTCACGAATCTGCCGGAAATCAAGATGGCGGGTCCCGCTGGGCTGGCGGGATATCCATTGGTCTGGGGGCGAACACTCGCTAGTCGTGGTGGGGGACTCGGCTGTTTTCATGATGAGTCCTCGTACTAACCATTAGATTCTCAAACAGCAAAAAAGTTGTCTTAGAGACAATAGGAAGCGAATTTTGTGTTTCTCTAGTGGCTGAGAGAATCCAATAATGAGCAGTAAATACCGACGTGGTAATCGCGGTCAGAAAAAGCTAAAATGGCGCTGGAAAGACGAGTCTGACAACCGGTCGTTGCCCCAATCGTGGGCCGACAAGGGTCGCACAGAACCTCCCGAAGAAGACGAGGTGCAACTGTACGCGATCCAGTGCCGGGCAGGGCTCCGGCTTGAGTGGTTGGTCAATACACGAACGGGGAAGTTACTCAGAGGACCACTGAGCGAGAAGCCGGGGCTTCGTGTGCTGTACGTCACCGCTGACGGTGAACACGCGCTGATGAAAGAGCTGGATGCCCGGGAAACAGACGACAGTTGGAAGCCGCCCAAGCAGTTCGCCAGTGTCATCGCGAAGGACAGAGAAGAGGTCGATCCGGTTCCAGACTCCAGTCAAGACTGCTACCGACGCTTGGCCGAAAACCTGTATAGCGTGGATTGAAAACGGCGATTTCATACCAATATGCTCATGTATATAATATTGTAACCGCGAATATGCATGACCTGACAGGATTCCAACGAGACTTATTGTTCGTAGTCGCTGGGAAATCCAAACCGGCTGGTGTCGCGATCAAAGACGAAATGGAAGAGTACTACGAGAAGACGGTTCATTACGGCCGACTTTATCCAAATCTGGATACGCTCATCGACAAAGGTCTCGTCGAGAAAGGGAAGAAGGATCAGCGGACGAATGCCTACCGTATCACCAATCGTGGGCGTCGAGAGATTCAAGCCCGGCGTGACTGGAAGAATAAGTACTACAACTGACCAGATTCACGACTGTCGGCAGGCCAGATTTTGTGACTCTCTCTGGGCTGAGAGAGCATGGCTTCGCCACAGATCGACGTCGACGAGATTGTTGAAACGCTTGAGCAGATCCGTCAACGAGGGCACAGCGCCCACACGGTCTTCCAAGACTGGGTCAACCTCATGCTGTTTGCGCTGCAGCGCCGGGACGACCCATATCTGGAGATCGTCGACGACTACCGCGAGCGCGGCGATATGGACCATCCCGAGGGGCAACGGTCAGTCGACCTCTTCTCGAAAGCCTTCGGTCAGTTGCAAGAACGAATGGCATCCACCGATGCGGACGTTCTGGGTGCTGTTTACGAGGAATACGGGATGTCGAGCGATGCCTTCGGCCAGCACTTCACGCCGCATACGGTCTGCGAGATGATGGCTGAAATCGCCGGCATTGCAGACGAGAGTGATACCGACGACCGGCAGACGGTTCTTGACCCGGCCTGTGGGAGCGGTCGGATGCTACTGGTTGCCGGTCGAAAGCAGCCAGACGCGCTACTTTTCGGGCAGGATAAGGACCCGCTGTGTGCCCGAATGACAGCTCTGAACTGCTGTTTCCTGAATCTCGATGCTTACGTTATCCAGGGCGACTCACTGACTGTCGAGTTTCAGCAAGCGTGGCAAACCTCGTACTCTGCGTTGGGCGGCAGCATTCGCGAGCTAGACGACGAGGAAATCTCTGAACTTCGTGAGTGGGTGACCGACGCCTTCGAGAACACGGTCGAGGACAGCAACGACCCCAGTCCAGAGCAACAGACAGACACGGGCTCGGAAGGTCGAACACCTCCAGTTACGGCGTCTGTTCCGAGCGAGCA harbors:
- a CDS encoding transcription initiation factor IIB family protein, which translates into the protein MSSQTVQTELFAAAQGCPKCGGTLDSSGRETHCENCGLVTEADQIDHGPEWRTYNREKQKRTGAPRTATRHDRGLSTNIGSVDSADIPSRRRRRLARQRRLHGRSKYTSKRDRNLAHGLGEVRRIASALSESRSVKEQASTFFREAQDADLLIGRSIEGGAAAAVYAACRCNGLVTMETVADVARCSASHAWNCYRTFLVELELPIPVSLPVDWVARICSDLPLDVAPEVRQRALELAEQATESAEVNGRPDGVAAGALYLAGQELDIRLTQATISEPLDVHPETIRQWFQQIEEHIVD
- a CDS encoding helix-turn-helix transcriptional regulator is translated as MHDLTGFQRDLLFVVAGKSKPAGVAIKDEMEEYYEKTVHYGRLYPNLDTLIDKGLVEKGKKDQRTNAYRITNRGRREIQARRDWKNKYYN
- a CDS encoding N-6 DNA methylase; the encoded protein is MASPQIDVDEIVETLEQIRQRGHSAHTVFQDWVNLMLFALQRRDDPYLEIVDDYRERGDMDHPEGQRSVDLFSKAFGQLQERMASTDADVLGAVYEEYGMSSDAFGQHFTPHTVCEMMAEIAGIADESDTDDRQTVLDPACGSGRMLLVAGRKQPDALLFGQDKDPLCARMTALNCCFLNLDAYVIQGDSLTVEFQQAWQTSYSALGGSIRELDDEEISELREWVTDAFENTVEDSNDPSPEQQTDTGSEGRTPPVTASVPSEQAGLDAFKSSD